A window of Nonomuraea angiospora genomic DNA:
GGCGGCCGGGCCGATCGTGGGCGGGCTGCTGCTCGAGCACTTCTGGTGGGGTGCGGCCTTCCTGATGGGGGTGCCGTTCATGGTGGCGCTGCTGGTGGCCGGGCGGACGCTGCTGCCCGAGTACCGCGACCCGAACGCGGGCCGGCTCGACCTCGCCAGCGTCGCGCTGTCGCTCGCGACCATCCTGCCGGTCGTGTACGGGCTCAAGGAGATCACGAGGAGCGGCTGGCACCCGGTGCCCGTGGTGGCGGTCGCGGCCGGGGCGGCGTTCGCCGTGATGTTCGTACGGCGCCAGCGCCGGCTCGCCGACCCCCTGCTCGACCTGCGCCTGTTCGGCAACCGGGCCTTCGCGACCACGCTCGGGACCATGCTGCTCGGCGGCATCGTGATGGCCGGGACGACGCTGATGACCACCCAGTACCTGCAGACCGTCGAGGCCATGTCCCCGCTGGAGGCCGGTCTCTGGCTCGTGCCGCAGAACCTCGCCATGATCGTCGCCCTGACCCTGGCCCCCGCCCTCGCCCGCCGCGTCGGCACCGCGTACGTGATGGCCGGCGGATTCGTCGTGGGCGCGGCCGGGCTGTTCCTGCACACGCAGGTGCCGAGCGCCGGTGGCACCGGCCTGGTCGTGACCGGGCTCGTCCTGGCCTCCGCGGGCATCGCGCTGCCGATGGGCGTGGGCAACGGCGTCATCATGACGGCCGCGCCCGCGGAGAAGGCCGGCTCCGCGGCCTCGCTGTCGGAGACGGGCGGCGAGTTCGGCGTCGCGGTGGGCGTGGCCGCGCTGGGCAGCCTCGGCAGCGCCGTCTACCGCGGGCAGCTCCCCGAGCACCTGCCGGTGGAGGCGGTCCGCGAGAGCATCACCGCCGCGGTGATCGCCGCCAAGGACCAGCCCGACCTGCTGGACCTGGCGCGGGCCGCGTTCACCACGGGGCTCA
This region includes:
- a CDS encoding MFS transporter, which produces MNTTTLEGTPTGTRAGRREWTGLAVLASVALLLSVDVSVLYLALPHLSAGLGASAPQQLWIMDIYSFMLAGFLVTMGTLGDRIGRRRLLMIGATAFGAASVVAAYSVSAEMLIVARALLGIAGATLMPSSMALIRNMFHDAKQMGTAIGLWFSCFMLGMAAGPIVGGLLLEHFWWGAAFLMGVPFMVALLVAGRTLLPEYRDPNAGRLDLASVALSLATILPVVYGLKEITRSGWHPVPVVAVAAGAAFAVMFVRRQRRLADPLLDLRLFGNRAFATTLGTMLLGGIVMAGTTLMTTQYLQTVEAMSPLEAGLWLVPQNLAMIVALTLAPALARRVGTAYVMAGGFVVGAAGLFLHTQVPSAGGTGLVVTGLVLASAGIALPMGVGNGVIMTAAPAEKAGSAASLSETGGEFGVAVGVAALGSLGSAVYRGQLPEHLPVEAVRESITAAVIAAKDQPDLLDLARAAFTTGLNTVAVVSAITFIGLAALTLAVLRRHAA